In one window of Palaemon carinicauda isolate YSFRI2023 chromosome 2, ASM3689809v2, whole genome shotgun sequence DNA:
- the LOC137625329 gene encoding uncharacterized protein gives MERRESTSFKKRLTPKRLRIAGYTLVALLFLANITYMVLQPRPPYWFIVVVVLGVMVALIHYAPCPCIQAEDESEAVNDRHPSIRSTDYGSIDIQGDPEQTRSKENATSC, from the exons ATGGAGCGTCGTGAATCTACATCTTTTAAGAAGAGGCTG acaCCAAAGCGTCTTAGAATTGCCGGCTACACGCTAGTTGCTCTTCTGTTCCTGGCCAACATTACTTACATGGTCCTCCAGCCACGACCTCCTTACTggtttattgttgtggttgttcttG GAGTAATGGTCGCTCTGATACATTACGCGCCTTGTCCTTGCATACAAGCAGAAGACGAATCCGAAGCAGTTAATGATCGACACCCTTCGATAAGAAGTACAGATTACGGAAGTATTGACATACAGGGCGATCCGGAACAAACCAGGTCCAAGGAGAATGCGACCAGTTGTTAA